One stretch of Anguilla anguilla isolate fAngAng1 chromosome 5, fAngAng1.pri, whole genome shotgun sequence DNA includes these proteins:
- the spata2l gene encoding spermatogenesis-associated protein 2-like protein isoform X2, with translation MESLTQNQRSKNGTSRGVCEQYRVSLERRIAQGDIDLVCGDEELCQRVEGMLKEGDPRDVLTVRDLDILAVMEDSLKAPPDWGRTVGGLKGPATVPGLGAISKAFEVLERAALNLYLCPWRKEYRVVKIFSGIFTHLLRPALSEQQVVHLFGLLGYQAKEAELELRGPPPSAATLLGLACAFFAARCESRLLSAAAAASSGGPGAELTLVQERRKGHSLQGALESLRKAGESSWGYTEQADLDLYTADGEGLSGETEAASAGQKLSTAFEDREGASSLPAGGSSNSVSASSLRVSITLKSQQSAARSLEPERQPAVSRTAGDGVMVTEPEQNQTCTCYCTPCSLYYCQQCSHVHSIICDISDSCRKNNHNLELISDPALSGPSKVGASSEPWKESSAGKAFPSAWDISKEGRASTALSEELKVGSETGLDRPKEGGASAAPVEQTGESRASRTLRPELGLTCDRQDCKNLCNAFCKSCNFKICHDCWLYKQTVCACGGTYCFRMSSSV, from the exons CAGGGGTGTCTGCGAGCAGTACCGGGTGAGTCTGGAGCGGAGGATTGCACAGGGAGACATCGATCTTGTGTGTGGGGACGAGGAGCTCTGTCAGCGGGTGGAAGGGATGCTGAAGGAAGGAGACCCCCGAGATGTGCTAACTGTCCGGGACCTGGACATCCTGGCAGTGATGGAGGACTCCCTCAAGGCTCCGCCTGATTGGGGTCGCACTGTGGGCGGGCTCAAAGGACCAGCCACAGTCCCAGGCCTGGGTGCCATCAGCAAGGCTTTCGAGGTTCTGGAGCGAGCCGCCCTTAATCTGTACCTGTGCCCGTGGAGAAAGGAATACAGAGTAGtaaag ATCTTCTCAGGGAtattcacacacctgctcagaCCAGCACTGTCTGAGCAGCAGGTGGTGCATCTGTTTGGGTTGTTAGGATACCAGGCGAAGGAGGCGGAGTTAGAACTACGAGGCCCGCCCCCATCAGCGGCCACCTTGCTGGGTTTGGCGTGCGCGTTCTTTGCGGCACGATGCGAGAGCCGGCTGCTGTCGGCAGCTGCTGCCGCATCGAGCGGAGGGCCGGGCGCAGAGCTAACCCTGGTTCAGGAGAGGCGGAAGGGCcacagcctgcagggggcgctggagaGCCTCCGGAAGGCTGGGGAGTCGAGCTGGGGCTACACGGAACAGGCGGACCTGGACCTGTACACCGCAGATGGGGAAGGCTTAAGTGGGGAGACTGAGGCGGCAAGTGCAGGGCAGAAGCTTTCCACAGCCTTCGAGGATAGAGAGGGTGCGAGTTCCCTGCCTGCAGGAGGCAGCAGCAACAGCGTCTCAGCGTCGAGTCTGAGAGTCTCCATCACTCTGAAGTCCCAGCAGAGTGCAGCCAGGTCTTTGGAGCCAGAGCGCCAGCCGGCTGTGTCCCGGACTGCTGGAGATGGTGTGATGGTTACAGAACCAGAGCAGAATCAGACCTGTACCTGTTATTGTACACCTTGTTCTCTTTATTACTGCCAGCAGTGCAGTCACGTCCACAGTATCATTTGTGACATCTCGGACAGCTGTAGGAAGAATAACCACAACCTTGAACTCATCAGTGACCCAGCCCTGTCGGGACCATCAAAGGTAGGGGCTTCATCGGAACCATGGAAGGAATCCAGTGCGGGAAAGGCTTTTCCTTCAGCATGGGATATTTCCAAAGAGGGAAGGGCTTCAACAGCACTGTCGGAGGAGCTGAAAGTAGGGTCAGAAACTGGATTGGATAGGCCCAAAGAGGGAGGAGCTTCAGCAGCACCGGTGGAGCAGACCGGAGAGAGCAGGGCCTCAAGGACACTCAGGCCGGAACTGGGTCTGACCTGTGACAGACAGGACTGCAAAAACCTCTGTAATGCTTTTTGCAAGTCCTGTAATTTTAAGATCTGCCACGATTGTTGGCTGTACAAGCAAACAGTATGTGCCTGTGGAGGCACATACTGTTTCCGAATGTCTTCATCTGTGTGA
- the spata2l gene encoding spermatogenesis-associated protein 2-like protein isoform X1 has translation MESLTQNQRSKNGTREFCHLKFGRSSRGVCEQYRVSLERRIAQGDIDLVCGDEELCQRVEGMLKEGDPRDVLTVRDLDILAVMEDSLKAPPDWGRTVGGLKGPATVPGLGAISKAFEVLERAALNLYLCPWRKEYRVVKIFSGIFTHLLRPALSEQQVVHLFGLLGYQAKEAELELRGPPPSAATLLGLACAFFAARCESRLLSAAAAASSGGPGAELTLVQERRKGHSLQGALESLRKAGESSWGYTEQADLDLYTADGEGLSGETEAASAGQKLSTAFEDREGASSLPAGGSSNSVSASSLRVSITLKSQQSAARSLEPERQPAVSRTAGDGVMVTEPEQNQTCTCYCTPCSLYYCQQCSHVHSIICDISDSCRKNNHNLELISDPALSGPSKVGASSEPWKESSAGKAFPSAWDISKEGRASTALSEELKVGSETGLDRPKEGGASAAPVEQTGESRASRTLRPELGLTCDRQDCKNLCNAFCKSCNFKICHDCWLYKQTVCACGGTYCFRMSSSV, from the exons GGAATTTTGTCACCTTAAATTTGGTCGATCCAGCAGGGGTGTCTGCGAGCAGTACCGGGTGAGTCTGGAGCGGAGGATTGCACAGGGAGACATCGATCTTGTGTGTGGGGACGAGGAGCTCTGTCAGCGGGTGGAAGGGATGCTGAAGGAAGGAGACCCCCGAGATGTGCTAACTGTCCGGGACCTGGACATCCTGGCAGTGATGGAGGACTCCCTCAAGGCTCCGCCTGATTGGGGTCGCACTGTGGGCGGGCTCAAAGGACCAGCCACAGTCCCAGGCCTGGGTGCCATCAGCAAGGCTTTCGAGGTTCTGGAGCGAGCCGCCCTTAATCTGTACCTGTGCCCGTGGAGAAAGGAATACAGAGTAGtaaag ATCTTCTCAGGGAtattcacacacctgctcagaCCAGCACTGTCTGAGCAGCAGGTGGTGCATCTGTTTGGGTTGTTAGGATACCAGGCGAAGGAGGCGGAGTTAGAACTACGAGGCCCGCCCCCATCAGCGGCCACCTTGCTGGGTTTGGCGTGCGCGTTCTTTGCGGCACGATGCGAGAGCCGGCTGCTGTCGGCAGCTGCTGCCGCATCGAGCGGAGGGCCGGGCGCAGAGCTAACCCTGGTTCAGGAGAGGCGGAAGGGCcacagcctgcagggggcgctggagaGCCTCCGGAAGGCTGGGGAGTCGAGCTGGGGCTACACGGAACAGGCGGACCTGGACCTGTACACCGCAGATGGGGAAGGCTTAAGTGGGGAGACTGAGGCGGCAAGTGCAGGGCAGAAGCTTTCCACAGCCTTCGAGGATAGAGAGGGTGCGAGTTCCCTGCCTGCAGGAGGCAGCAGCAACAGCGTCTCAGCGTCGAGTCTGAGAGTCTCCATCACTCTGAAGTCCCAGCAGAGTGCAGCCAGGTCTTTGGAGCCAGAGCGCCAGCCGGCTGTGTCCCGGACTGCTGGAGATGGTGTGATGGTTACAGAACCAGAGCAGAATCAGACCTGTACCTGTTATTGTACACCTTGTTCTCTTTATTACTGCCAGCAGTGCAGTCACGTCCACAGTATCATTTGTGACATCTCGGACAGCTGTAGGAAGAATAACCACAACCTTGAACTCATCAGTGACCCAGCCCTGTCGGGACCATCAAAGGTAGGGGCTTCATCGGAACCATGGAAGGAATCCAGTGCGGGAAAGGCTTTTCCTTCAGCATGGGATATTTCCAAAGAGGGAAGGGCTTCAACAGCACTGTCGGAGGAGCTGAAAGTAGGGTCAGAAACTGGATTGGATAGGCCCAAAGAGGGAGGAGCTTCAGCAGCACCGGTGGAGCAGACCGGAGAGAGCAGGGCCTCAAGGACACTCAGGCCGGAACTGGGTCTGACCTGTGACAGACAGGACTGCAAAAACCTCTGTAATGCTTTTTGCAAGTCCTGTAATTTTAAGATCTGCCACGATTGTTGGCTGTACAAGCAAACAGTATGTGCCTGTGGAGGCACATACTGTTTCCGAATGTCTTCATCTGTGTGA
- the spata2l gene encoding spermatogenesis-associated protein 2-like protein isoform X4, producing the protein MCFPFTVHVSRGVCEQYRVSLERRIAQGDIDLVCGDEELCQRVEGMLKEGDPRDVLTVRDLDILAVMEDSLKAPPDWGRTVGGLKGPATVPGLGAISKAFEVLERAALNLYLCPWRKEYRVVKIFSGIFTHLLRPALSEQQVVHLFGLLGYQAKEAELELRGPPPSAATLLGLACAFFAARCESRLLSAAAAASSGGPGAELTLVQERRKGHSLQGALESLRKAGESSWGYTEQADLDLYTADGEGLSGETEAASAGQKLSTAFEDREGASSLPAGGSSNSVSASSLRVSITLKSQQSAARSLEPERQPAVSRTAGDGVMVTEPEQNQTCTCYCTPCSLYYCQQCSHVHSIICDISDSCRKNNHNLELISDPALSGPSKVGASSEPWKESSAGKAFPSAWDISKEGRASTALSEELKVGSETGLDRPKEGGASAAPVEQTGESRASRTLRPELGLTCDRQDCKNLCNAFCKSCNFKICHDCWLYKQTVCACGGTYCFRMSSSV; encoded by the exons CAGGGGTGTCTGCGAGCAGTACCGGGTGAGTCTGGAGCGGAGGATTGCACAGGGAGACATCGATCTTGTGTGTGGGGACGAGGAGCTCTGTCAGCGGGTGGAAGGGATGCTGAAGGAAGGAGACCCCCGAGATGTGCTAACTGTCCGGGACCTGGACATCCTGGCAGTGATGGAGGACTCCCTCAAGGCTCCGCCTGATTGGGGTCGCACTGTGGGCGGGCTCAAAGGACCAGCCACAGTCCCAGGCCTGGGTGCCATCAGCAAGGCTTTCGAGGTTCTGGAGCGAGCCGCCCTTAATCTGTACCTGTGCCCGTGGAGAAAGGAATACAGAGTAGtaaag ATCTTCTCAGGGAtattcacacacctgctcagaCCAGCACTGTCTGAGCAGCAGGTGGTGCATCTGTTTGGGTTGTTAGGATACCAGGCGAAGGAGGCGGAGTTAGAACTACGAGGCCCGCCCCCATCAGCGGCCACCTTGCTGGGTTTGGCGTGCGCGTTCTTTGCGGCACGATGCGAGAGCCGGCTGCTGTCGGCAGCTGCTGCCGCATCGAGCGGAGGGCCGGGCGCAGAGCTAACCCTGGTTCAGGAGAGGCGGAAGGGCcacagcctgcagggggcgctggagaGCCTCCGGAAGGCTGGGGAGTCGAGCTGGGGCTACACGGAACAGGCGGACCTGGACCTGTACACCGCAGATGGGGAAGGCTTAAGTGGGGAGACTGAGGCGGCAAGTGCAGGGCAGAAGCTTTCCACAGCCTTCGAGGATAGAGAGGGTGCGAGTTCCCTGCCTGCAGGAGGCAGCAGCAACAGCGTCTCAGCGTCGAGTCTGAGAGTCTCCATCACTCTGAAGTCCCAGCAGAGTGCAGCCAGGTCTTTGGAGCCAGAGCGCCAGCCGGCTGTGTCCCGGACTGCTGGAGATGGTGTGATGGTTACAGAACCAGAGCAGAATCAGACCTGTACCTGTTATTGTACACCTTGTTCTCTTTATTACTGCCAGCAGTGCAGTCACGTCCACAGTATCATTTGTGACATCTCGGACAGCTGTAGGAAGAATAACCACAACCTTGAACTCATCAGTGACCCAGCCCTGTCGGGACCATCAAAGGTAGGGGCTTCATCGGAACCATGGAAGGAATCCAGTGCGGGAAAGGCTTTTCCTTCAGCATGGGATATTTCCAAAGAGGGAAGGGCTTCAACAGCACTGTCGGAGGAGCTGAAAGTAGGGTCAGAAACTGGATTGGATAGGCCCAAAGAGGGAGGAGCTTCAGCAGCACCGGTGGAGCAGACCGGAGAGAGCAGGGCCTCAAGGACACTCAGGCCGGAACTGGGTCTGACCTGTGACAGACAGGACTGCAAAAACCTCTGTAATGCTTTTTGCAAGTCCTGTAATTTTAAGATCTGCCACGATTGTTGGCTGTACAAGCAAACAGTATGTGCCTGTGGAGGCACATACTGTTTCCGAATGTCTTCATCTGTGTGA
- the pdf gene encoding peptide deformylase, mitochondrial — MNRTMWASMLLPWVLRKGPYKARLSSTPFWQRAWPPPTPGRAHSSDVKVRSYLQYLKRKIRPPPTPPYSHVCQVGDPVLRGRAAEVEAAAVCGAEVQKVIGTLVRVMRRLDCVGLSAPQIGVPLRILALEFPERMLQDGSPAGRAARGLAPVPLRVFVNPRLRVLDSQTASFLEACESVAGFSACVPRYLSVEVSGLNEHAEPVTWQASGWPARILQHEMDHLDGVLYIDRMDSRTFTNIHWAEHNE, encoded by the exons ATGAATAGAACTATGTGGGCCTCCATGTTGTTGCCCTGGGTCTTGCGGAAGGGTCCCTATAAAGCTCGCCTCTCCAGCACCCCATTCTGGCAGCGAGcctggcccccccccaccccgggcaGAGCGCACTCCTCGGACGTCAAGGTGCGTTCCTACCTGCAGTACCTGAAACGGAAGATCAGGccgcccccgaccccgccctACAGCCACGTGTGCCAGGTGGGCGACCCGGTGCTGAGGGGCAGGGCGGCGGAGGTGGAGGCAGCGGCGGTGTGCGGGGCGGAGGTGCAGAAGGTGATCGGGACGCTGGTGCGGGTGATGCGTAGGCTGGACTGCGTGGGCCTGAGCGCGCCTCAGATCGGCGTGCCCCTGCGCATCCTGGCGCTGGAGTTCCCCGAGCGCATGCTGCAGGACGGCTCTCCCGCCGGCCGGGCGGCTCGCGGCCTGGCGCCCGTCCCGCTCCGCGTCTTCGTCAACCCGCGGCTGCGTGTGCTCGACTCGCAAACCGCCTCCTTCCTGGAGGCCTGCGAGAGCGTCGCCGGCTTCTCCGCCTGCGTGCCGCGCTACCTGTCCGTGGAGGTCTCAG GCCTAAATGAGCACGCAGAGCCTGTTACCTGGCAGGCGAGCGGCTGGCCGGCTCGGATCCTGCAGCACGAGATGGACCACCTGGACGGGGTCCTGTACATCGACCGCATGGACAGCCGCACCTTCACCAACATCCACTGGGCGGAGCACAACGAGTGA
- the spata2l gene encoding spermatogenesis-associated protein 2-like protein isoform X3: MESLTQNQRSKNGTRGVCEQYRVSLERRIAQGDIDLVCGDEELCQRVEGMLKEGDPRDVLTVRDLDILAVMEDSLKAPPDWGRTVGGLKGPATVPGLGAISKAFEVLERAALNLYLCPWRKEYRVVKIFSGIFTHLLRPALSEQQVVHLFGLLGYQAKEAELELRGPPPSAATLLGLACAFFAARCESRLLSAAAAASSGGPGAELTLVQERRKGHSLQGALESLRKAGESSWGYTEQADLDLYTADGEGLSGETEAASAGQKLSTAFEDREGASSLPAGGSSNSVSASSLRVSITLKSQQSAARSLEPERQPAVSRTAGDGVMVTEPEQNQTCTCYCTPCSLYYCQQCSHVHSIICDISDSCRKNNHNLELISDPALSGPSKVGASSEPWKESSAGKAFPSAWDISKEGRASTALSEELKVGSETGLDRPKEGGASAAPVEQTGESRASRTLRPELGLTCDRQDCKNLCNAFCKSCNFKICHDCWLYKQTVCACGGTYCFRMSSSV; the protein is encoded by the exons GGGTGTCTGCGAGCAGTACCGGGTGAGTCTGGAGCGGAGGATTGCACAGGGAGACATCGATCTTGTGTGTGGGGACGAGGAGCTCTGTCAGCGGGTGGAAGGGATGCTGAAGGAAGGAGACCCCCGAGATGTGCTAACTGTCCGGGACCTGGACATCCTGGCAGTGATGGAGGACTCCCTCAAGGCTCCGCCTGATTGGGGTCGCACTGTGGGCGGGCTCAAAGGACCAGCCACAGTCCCAGGCCTGGGTGCCATCAGCAAGGCTTTCGAGGTTCTGGAGCGAGCCGCCCTTAATCTGTACCTGTGCCCGTGGAGAAAGGAATACAGAGTAGtaaag ATCTTCTCAGGGAtattcacacacctgctcagaCCAGCACTGTCTGAGCAGCAGGTGGTGCATCTGTTTGGGTTGTTAGGATACCAGGCGAAGGAGGCGGAGTTAGAACTACGAGGCCCGCCCCCATCAGCGGCCACCTTGCTGGGTTTGGCGTGCGCGTTCTTTGCGGCACGATGCGAGAGCCGGCTGCTGTCGGCAGCTGCTGCCGCATCGAGCGGAGGGCCGGGCGCAGAGCTAACCCTGGTTCAGGAGAGGCGGAAGGGCcacagcctgcagggggcgctggagaGCCTCCGGAAGGCTGGGGAGTCGAGCTGGGGCTACACGGAACAGGCGGACCTGGACCTGTACACCGCAGATGGGGAAGGCTTAAGTGGGGAGACTGAGGCGGCAAGTGCAGGGCAGAAGCTTTCCACAGCCTTCGAGGATAGAGAGGGTGCGAGTTCCCTGCCTGCAGGAGGCAGCAGCAACAGCGTCTCAGCGTCGAGTCTGAGAGTCTCCATCACTCTGAAGTCCCAGCAGAGTGCAGCCAGGTCTTTGGAGCCAGAGCGCCAGCCGGCTGTGTCCCGGACTGCTGGAGATGGTGTGATGGTTACAGAACCAGAGCAGAATCAGACCTGTACCTGTTATTGTACACCTTGTTCTCTTTATTACTGCCAGCAGTGCAGTCACGTCCACAGTATCATTTGTGACATCTCGGACAGCTGTAGGAAGAATAACCACAACCTTGAACTCATCAGTGACCCAGCCCTGTCGGGACCATCAAAGGTAGGGGCTTCATCGGAACCATGGAAGGAATCCAGTGCGGGAAAGGCTTTTCCTTCAGCATGGGATATTTCCAAAGAGGGAAGGGCTTCAACAGCACTGTCGGAGGAGCTGAAAGTAGGGTCAGAAACTGGATTGGATAGGCCCAAAGAGGGAGGAGCTTCAGCAGCACCGGTGGAGCAGACCGGAGAGAGCAGGGCCTCAAGGACACTCAGGCCGGAACTGGGTCTGACCTGTGACAGACAGGACTGCAAAAACCTCTGTAATGCTTTTTGCAAGTCCTGTAATTTTAAGATCTGCCACGATTGTTGGCTGTACAAGCAAACAGTATGTGCCTGTGGAGGCACATACTGTTTCCGAATGTCTTCATCTGTGTGA